The following proteins are encoded in a genomic region of Lytechinus variegatus isolate NC3 chromosome 7, Lvar_3.0, whole genome shotgun sequence:
- the LOC121418819 gene encoding transcription initiation factor IIA subunit 1-like — protein sequence MASNSQTVHKLYKSVIDDVINNVRDAFLDEGVEENVLQDLKQIWEGKLIQSKAIDLTQPQPQHVAGKFKGQQDASRQYQIAQSSTDRQHIDQQRTQQQMVLQGATSSQSSVSNNLSSSAVAASAALQQNMLQLQSQQQQIQNVPSYTIQQGATGGATQTFPAYQIQTQQQQGGVVGYPPIILQPGAQSNAQQSRIITPQGVVLPPGSLRVQSSGDQPSIVQVDGANDSSDDEEDDFDDDDDDDKDDDDDDDDKENDDGGGEDEEDPLNSADDVSDEDPADLFESENVVVCQYDKINRNRNKWKFTLKHGIMNLKGKDYVFNKSTGDADW from the exons atggctTCTAATTCTCAGACTGTG CACAAATTGTACAAAAGTGTAATCGATGATGTGATTAACAACGTTCGAGATGCATTCTTGGACGAAGGAGTGGAGGAAAATGTTTTGCAAGATCTGAAACAG ATATGGGAGGGCAAGCTCATCCAATCAAAAGCCATAGATCTCACCCAACCACAACCTCAACATGTAGCTggcaagttcaaaggtcaacaAGATGCTTCAAGACAATATCAGATTGCCCAATCTTCAACAGACAGGCAACATATCGACCAGCAAA gaaCCCAGCAGCAAATGGTTCTTCAGGGGGCTACTTCATCACAGTCATCTGTATCTAACAACTTG AGTTCATCAGCGGTTGCAGCATCCGCAGCACTTCAGCAGAACATGCTTCAACTACAATCACAACAGCAACAGATCCAGAATGTACCATCATATACCATCCAACAAGGAGCTA CTGGTGGTGCAACCCAAACATTCCCAGCATACCAAATTCAGACCCAACAGCAGCAAGGTGGTGTGGTTGGGTACCCACCAATCATCCTCCAGCCAGGTGCTCAGTCCAATGCCCAACAATCACGTATCATCACACCCCAAGGTGTTGTGCTGCCCCCAGGTTCATTAAGAGTGCAATCCAGTGGAGACCAG CCTTCAATAGTGCAAGTTGACGGTGCTAATGATTCAtctgatgatgaagaggatgacttcgatgatgatgacgatgatgataaggatgacgacgatgacgatgatgacaaagaaaatgacgatggtggtggtgaagatgagGAG GACCCACTGAACTCTGCTGATGACGTTAGTGATGAAGATCCAGCTGATTTATTTGAATCAGAAAATGTTGTAGTATGCCAGTATGACAAG ATCAATCGGAATAGGAATAAATGGAAATTTACCTTAAAACATGGCATCATGAATCTGAAGGGAAAGGACTATGTCTTCAACAAATCAACGGGGGATGCTGATTGGTAG